A stretch of Sinorhizobium meliloti DNA encodes these proteins:
- a CDS encoding ISAs1-like element ISRm21 family transposase, translated as MSRFAACFEDLPDPRGRNARHPLTSILFIAVAAIVCGAESCTDMADFGVAKKKWLKTIVPLPYGIPSHDTFSTVFRHLDPDAFDAAFRRLTASFAQGLEGVVAIDGKAVRGAYRRAAKATPLHFVNVWAAGPGLVIGQKLAPGRNEVQGALDALALLALEGSIVTADALHCRPDTARAILAAGGDYALALKANQPGLLAQALARIEDADHVESIQIAAETAHDRTETRRASVVAVDDINFPGLQAIGCVETTSRHTNGHLTSHVRYFLLSTTMSPSALIEVVRTHWQIENKLHWVLDVHFREDAARNRKDNGPQNIAFLRKIALNLLRSHPDKASIRRKIKKAGWDDQFLTSLIAHMR; from the coding sequence ATGAGTAGATTTGCCGCTTGCTTTGAAGATTTGCCCGATCCGCGCGGTCGCAATGCGCGCCATCCGTTGACGTCGATCCTGTTCATTGCCGTTGCGGCGATTGTCTGCGGTGCGGAAAGCTGTACCGATATGGCCGATTTCGGCGTTGCCAAGAAGAAATGGCTGAAGACAATCGTGCCGCTGCCCTATGGCATTCCCAGCCATGACACCTTCTCCACCGTCTTCCGCCATCTCGATCCGGATGCCTTTGACGCGGCCTTTCGCCGTCTCACGGCGAGCTTTGCGCAGGGTCTCGAAGGGGTGGTAGCGATCGATGGCAAGGCGGTGCGCGGTGCCTACCGGCGCGCCGCCAAGGCCACGCCACTCCACTTCGTCAATGTCTGGGCTGCCGGTCCCGGTCTGGTCATCGGCCAAAAGCTCGCGCCGGGCCGCAATGAGGTGCAAGGGGCTCTCGATGCGCTCGCGCTGCTGGCACTGGAGGGCTCTATCGTCACCGCCGATGCCCTGCATTGCCGGCCCGACACCGCCCGCGCCATCCTCGCTGCCGGCGGCGATTATGCTCTGGCACTGAAGGCCAACCAGCCCGGCCTCTTGGCCCAGGCGCTCGCCCGCATCGAGGACGCCGACCACGTCGAGAGCATCCAGATTGCAGCCGAGACTGCCCATGACCGCACCGAGACACGCCGCGCCAGCGTTGTGGCTGTCGACGATATCAACTTTCCGGGCCTGCAGGCCATCGGCTGCGTCGAGACCACAAGCCGTCATACCAACGGCCATTTGACCAGCCATGTCCGCTACTTCCTGCTCTCCACCACCATGTCGCCGAGCGCGCTGATCGAGGTTGTAAGAACCCATTGGCAAATCGAAAACAAACTGCATTGGGTTCTGGATGTCCACTTCCGCGAGGACGCCGCCAGAAACCGCAAGGACAACGGCCCTCAGAACATTGCCTTCTTGCGCAAGATCGCTCTCAACCTCTTGCGATCTCACCCCGACAAGGCCTCCATCCGCCGGAAAATCAAAAAGGCGGGCTGGGATGACCAATTCCTCACTTCTCTTATCGCTCATATGCGATAG
- a CDS encoding heavy metal translocating P-type ATPase, translated as MTGIFRETRFRVDGMDCASCAAKIDTAVRRVAGVEDVNVSVAAGTMTVRHAARDDIGAQVMRKVGVLGYGLSPLDVAAERQPAQSEHACCGHDHAAGSAHGEASHDHGHSTALPASTKPSSRFTAPLPWWRTAKGKLTLACGVALASAYAIGQFVPATEPWIFTLAMLVGLLPIARRALMAALSGTLFSIEMLMTIAAAGAVFIGAGEEAAMVVFLFLIGELLEGVAAGKARASIQALTALVPKSALLEENGRTVEVPAESLAPGAIVLVRPGDRLPADGIIVSGESSVDEAPVTGESTPVLKEAGANVFAGTVNGDGALRVRVTAAAADNTIARVIRLVEEAQEKKAPTERFIDRFSRYYTPGVVLVAALVAVIPPLFFGGLWQDWIYKGLALLLIGCPCALVISTPAAIAASLSAGARRGLLIKGGAVLENLGRITAVAFDKTGTLTEGRPKLTDIVGFGRSEAEILGYAAALEQGSSHPLAHAVLSRAEADGLALLPVEGARAIGGKGVAASADGVELFLGSPEAARERAPLAAEDLARIETLQGEGKTVSVLVVGGRAAGALAMRDEPRADAAAGLRALADQGLRVVMLTGDNRATAEAIAGRLGGIEAHAGLLPEDKQRIVSRLRAEGLVVAKVGDGINDAPALAAADVGIAVGGGTDVALETADAASLHARVSDVAAMVKLSRVTMRNIHQNIAIALGLKAVFLATTIAGVTGLWPAILADTGATVLVTINALRLLR; from the coding sequence ATGACAGGCATATTTCGGGAAACGAGATTTCGCGTCGATGGGATGGATTGCGCATCCTGCGCTGCCAAGATCGACACGGCCGTAAGGCGGGTTGCAGGGGTCGAGGACGTCAATGTCTCGGTGGCCGCCGGCACCATGACCGTCCGGCATGCGGCGCGCGACGATATCGGCGCGCAGGTGATGCGGAAGGTCGGTGTCCTCGGCTACGGTCTTTCGCCGCTTGACGTTGCGGCGGAACGGCAGCCGGCTCAGAGCGAGCACGCCTGCTGCGGCCACGACCATGCCGCGGGCTCTGCGCATGGCGAAGCGAGTCACGATCACGGGCATTCAACCGCCCTTCCGGCAAGCACGAAGCCGTCCTCCCGTTTCACGGCGCCGTTGCCATGGTGGCGAACGGCAAAAGGCAAGCTCACGCTCGCCTGTGGCGTTGCCCTTGCCTCAGCCTATGCGATCGGCCAGTTCGTTCCCGCCACCGAGCCCTGGATTTTCACCCTCGCCATGCTCGTCGGCCTGTTGCCGATCGCAAGACGTGCGCTCATGGCAGCACTTTCCGGCACACTTTTCTCGATCGAGATGCTGATGACCATTGCGGCCGCCGGTGCCGTCTTCATCGGCGCCGGCGAGGAAGCGGCCATGGTCGTCTTCCTCTTCCTGATCGGGGAACTGCTGGAGGGCGTTGCCGCGGGCAAGGCGCGGGCGAGCATACAGGCGCTGACGGCGCTCGTGCCGAAATCGGCGCTCCTCGAAGAAAACGGCAGGACTGTGGAGGTTCCCGCCGAAAGCCTGGCCCCTGGCGCCATCGTCCTCGTCCGTCCCGGCGACCGGCTCCCGGCCGATGGCATCATCGTCTCCGGCGAGAGCAGCGTCGACGAGGCGCCGGTGACCGGCGAGAGCACGCCCGTCCTGAAGGAAGCCGGCGCGAATGTCTTTGCCGGAACCGTCAATGGTGACGGCGCGCTGCGGGTGCGCGTCACCGCCGCGGCGGCCGACAATACCATCGCGCGCGTCATCAGGCTTGTCGAAGAGGCGCAGGAGAAGAAGGCGCCGACGGAGCGTTTCATCGATCGCTTCTCCCGCTATTACACGCCGGGCGTGGTGCTCGTCGCGGCATTGGTCGCGGTCATCCCGCCGCTCTTCTTCGGCGGCCTGTGGCAGGATTGGATTTATAAAGGGCTCGCGCTTCTCCTGATCGGTTGCCCCTGCGCCCTCGTCATCTCCACGCCGGCCGCGATCGCCGCGAGCCTTTCGGCAGGTGCACGCCGCGGTCTTCTGATCAAGGGCGGCGCCGTCCTCGAAAATCTCGGCAGGATCACAGCCGTCGCCTTCGACAAGACCGGAACGCTCACCGAAGGCAGGCCGAAGCTGACCGACATCGTCGGCTTCGGCAGATCGGAGGCGGAGATCCTCGGCTACGCCGCTGCGCTCGAACAGGGATCCAGCCATCCGCTGGCCCATGCCGTCCTGTCGCGTGCCGAAGCCGATGGCTTGGCGCTACTTCCCGTCGAAGGCGCCAGGGCCATCGGCGGCAAGGGTGTTGCCGCCTCCGCAGACGGCGTCGAGCTTTTCCTCGGCTCGCCCGAGGCGGCCCGGGAGCGCGCGCCGCTGGCCGCGGAAGACCTGGCTCGGATCGAAACCCTGCAGGGTGAGGGGAAGACCGTCTCCGTGCTCGTCGTCGGCGGGAGGGCAGCCGGAGCGCTTGCCATGCGCGACGAGCCGCGTGCGGATGCCGCGGCGGGCCTGAGGGCGCTCGCCGATCAGGGTTTGCGCGTGGTGATGCTCACCGGCGACAACCGGGCGACGGCCGAGGCGATCGCCGGCCGGCTCGGAGGCATCGAGGCGCATGCCGGTCTTCTGCCGGAGGACAAACAGCGCATCGTAAGCAGGCTCAGGGCCGAGGGTCTCGTGGTGGCGAAGGTCGGCGACGGCATCAACGACGCGCCGGCTCTGGCGGCGGCGGATGTCGGCATCGCTGTTGGCGGCGGCACCGATGTGGCGCTGGAAACGGCCGATGCCGCCAGCCTCCATGCCCGCGTTTCGGATGTCGCGGCGATGGTGAAGCTGTCGCGGGTGACGATGCGCAACATTCACCAGAACATCGCGATCGCGCTCGGCCTCAAGGCCGTGTTCCTGGCGACGACGATCGCCGGCGTGACGGGTCTCTGGCCGGCGATCCTCGCCGATACCGGCGCGACTGTCCTGGTGACGATCAACGCATTGAGGCTGCTGCGCTAG
- a CDS encoding Gfo/Idh/MocA family protein produces the protein MDNKRRFALVGTGNRGTTMWGRDLLAGWRGLVDLVAIADTNALRAERARTMIATNAPVYGNVDAMLAETRPDLVIVCTPDDTHDDIVVRALESGADVITEKPMSTTVEKIRRILDAEKRTGRRVDVSFNYRFAPTAARIKELLNAGEIGRVTSVDFHWYLDTRHGADYFRRWHAYAEHSGSLFVHKATHHFDLLNWYLDSDPEAVSAFADLQMYGRRGPFRGPRCKLCPHKSECDFYLDLEADPFLDSLYEEPSEIDSYFRDGCVFREDIDIPDTMVANIRYRNDVHVSYSLNTFQPIEGHHIAFNGTKGRIELRQYEDQPWETPPEDEILLVRNFPKGKPAMERITVPHFPGGHYGGDDRLRNTLFEPDAKDPLGQRAGARAGAMSVLCGIAALQSSRTGKIVRLADLMPELFTDGAQPMRERLKETCSRR, from the coding sequence ATGGACAACAAGCGTCGCTTTGCGCTGGTCGGCACCGGCAACCGCGGAACAACCATGTGGGGCAGGGATCTGCTGGCCGGCTGGCGCGGCCTCGTCGATCTCGTCGCCATTGCCGATACGAACGCGCTGCGGGCCGAGCGCGCCCGCACGATGATCGCCACCAATGCGCCTGTTTACGGCAATGTCGATGCGATGCTTGCCGAAACGCGCCCCGATCTCGTCATCGTCTGCACGCCGGACGACACGCATGACGATATCGTCGTGCGCGCATTGGAGTCCGGCGCCGACGTCATCACCGAAAAGCCGATGTCGACCACGGTCGAGAAGATCCGCCGCATTCTCGACGCGGAGAAGCGGACCGGGCGGCGGGTGGACGTTTCCTTCAACTACCGCTTCGCGCCGACCGCAGCGCGCATCAAGGAACTCCTCAATGCCGGCGAGATCGGCCGCGTCACCTCGGTCGACTTCCACTGGTATCTCGATACGCGCCACGGCGCCGATTATTTCCGCCGCTGGCACGCCTATGCGGAACACTCGGGCAGCCTCTTCGTGCATAAGGCGACACACCATTTCGATCTCCTGAACTGGTATCTCGACAGCGATCCGGAGGCGGTCAGCGCCTTTGCCGACCTGCAGATGTACGGCCGCAGGGGACCGTTTCGCGGGCCGCGCTGCAAGCTCTGTCCTCACAAGAGCGAGTGCGACTTCTACCTCGATCTCGAAGCCGATCCGTTTCTCGACTCGCTCTATGAGGAACCTTCCGAAATCGACAGCTATTTCCGCGACGGCTGCGTCTTCCGCGAGGACATCGACATCCCCGACACGATGGTCGCGAATATCCGCTACCGCAACGACGTCCACGTCTCCTATTCGCTCAATACCTTCCAGCCGATCGAAGGCCATCACATCGCCTTCAACGGTACGAAGGGCAGGATCGAGCTTCGCCAGTACGAGGACCAGCCCTGGGAGACGCCGCCCGAGGACGAGATCCTGCTCGTCCGCAACTTTCCGAAGGGCAAGCCGGCGATGGAACGGATCACGGTGCCGCATTTTCCCGGCGGGCACTATGGCGGCGACGACCGGCTGCGGAATACGCTCTTCGAGCCGGATGCGAAGGATCCGCTGGGACAGCGCGCCGGCGCGCGGGCCGGTGCCATGTCGGTCCTTTGCGGCATTGCGGCGCTTCAGAGTTCGCGTACCGGCAAGATCGTCCGCCTGGCTGATCTGATGCCGGAATTGTTCACCGACGGGGCGCAGCCGATGCGCGAGCGATTAAAGGAAACATGCAGTAGGCGCTAA
- a CDS encoding enolase C-terminal domain-like protein, translating to MTEAPRVRLAEAEVFERPVEFRFPFRFGSARVATAPQAFVRVRVEDARGRSAIGWSAEMMMPKWFDKNPGLSPEDNVEQLRASLRLAIEGLTSLQAQTPFGLHAAAEGDHHRAAAGHGLPALVASYGLALLDRAILDALCRMTGASAAGAVRANLPGITGATAPDLEGFDLARFLSRLEPGPRLAVRHTIGLADALTAADLAPGQRLEDGLPQTLEEVIAAYGHRYFKIKVSGRPAEDTRRLLAIAAVLDQRVDAYRVTLDGNEQFENADAVADLLDRIAEEPRLEKLRASALFFEQPIVRAEALSRPVTEVAGRMPLEIDESDGDIGAFLRARALGYAGISSKSCKGFYRALVNRARVEMWNAEAGAARSFMSAEDLTTQSGLALQQDLVLAALVGAGHVERNGHHYVDGMAGAPAAEQAAYLAHHGDLYESGSGRARLAIRGGEITFSTVLRSVGLGSSVEPDWVAMVS from the coding sequence ATGACGGAAGCCCCGCGCGTCAGGCTGGCCGAAGCGGAGGTTTTCGAGCGGCCGGTCGAATTCCGTTTCCCCTTCCGCTTCGGATCGGCGCGCGTTGCGACCGCGCCGCAGGCCTTCGTCCGGGTGCGGGTCGAGGATGCGCGCGGCCGGTCCGCCATCGGCTGGTCGGCCGAGATGATGATGCCGAAATGGTTCGACAAGAACCCGGGCCTTTCGCCGGAGGATAATGTCGAGCAGCTTCGTGCCTCCCTGCGGCTGGCGATCGAAGGACTGACATCGCTGCAGGCGCAGACCCCCTTTGGCCTGCATGCGGCTGCCGAGGGTGATCACCACCGGGCGGCAGCCGGGCATGGTCTGCCAGCCCTTGTCGCCTCCTACGGCCTGGCGCTTCTTGACCGCGCTATCCTCGATGCGCTGTGCCGCATGACCGGAGCAAGCGCCGCCGGGGCGGTCAGAGCCAACCTGCCGGGCATCACCGGCGCCACCGCGCCCGATCTGGAAGGCTTCGACCTTGCGCGGTTCCTTTCGCGCCTCGAACCTGGCCCGAGGCTGGCCGTTCGCCACACGATCGGCCTTGCCGACGCGTTGACGGCGGCCGATCTAGCGCCCGGGCAGCGGCTGGAGGACGGACTGCCGCAGACTCTGGAAGAGGTGATCGCCGCCTATGGCCATCGTTATTTCAAGATCAAGGTTTCGGGCCGCCCGGCCGAGGACACCCGGCGTCTGCTCGCCATCGCCGCGGTCCTCGACCAGCGCGTCGATGCGTATAGGGTGACGCTCGACGGCAACGAGCAGTTCGAAAATGCCGATGCCGTTGCCGATCTTCTCGACCGGATCGCCGAAGAGCCGCGTCTCGAAAAATTGCGCGCCTCGGCGCTCTTCTTCGAGCAGCCGATCGTTCGCGCCGAGGCGCTGTCGAGGCCGGTCACGGAGGTCGCCGGGCGGATGCCGCTCGAAATCGACGAGTCCGATGGCGATATCGGCGCATTTCTCCGTGCCCGCGCGCTCGGTTATGCCGGCATCTCCTCGAAGTCCTGCAAAGGCTTCTACCGGGCACTCGTCAACCGCGCTCGCGTGGAGATGTGGAACGCCGAGGCCGGGGCCGCACGCTCTTTCATGTCCGCCGAGGACCTGACGACGCAGTCGGGCCTGGCGCTCCAGCAGGACCTCGTGCTGGCAGCGCTTGTCGGCGCCGGCCACGTCGAACGCAACGGCCACCACTATGTCGACGGCATGGCCGGCGCCCCGGCGGCGGAGCAGGCCGCCTATCTCGCCCATCATGGCGATCTCTACGAAAGCGGTTCCGGGCGGGCGCGGCTGGCGATCCGGGGCGGCGAAATCACTTTTTCCACCGTCTTGCGGTCCGTCGGCCTCGGCTCATCCGTCGAGCCGGACTGGGTGGCGATGGTATCCTGA
- a CDS encoding ABC transporter permease codes for MSTPYAKLPGWVEYGLIPLINLAVAFLVAGLVVLLVGENPLEAAYHLINGAFGRGEYIGFTLYYATTFIFTGLAVAVAFHAGLFNIGGEGQAYVGGIGVALACLWLDQTMPWYVVFPLAIVGSAFFGALWAFLPGWLQAKRGSHIVITTIMFNFIASSLMVYLLTRVLKPLGSMAPQTRTFAEGGQLPKLDWLLSIFGLNIGTAPFNISFLLALAAAFAVWVLIWRTRLGYEMRTMGHSPSAARYAGISESRITVVAMMISGGLAGMMALNPIMGEQFRMQLDFVQGAGFVGIAVALMGRSHPGGIIPAAILFGVLYQGGAEIAFEMPSISRDMIVIIQGLVILFAGALENMFRPAITRAFSARGQRAAAVVQTKEA; via the coding sequence ATGAGTACGCCCTATGCGAAACTGCCGGGATGGGTGGAATATGGCCTCATCCCGCTGATCAATCTTGCCGTCGCCTTCCTCGTCGCCGGCCTCGTCGTTCTCCTCGTCGGCGAAAACCCGCTCGAAGCCGCCTATCATCTCATCAACGGTGCCTTCGGCCGCGGCGAATATATCGGCTTCACGCTCTATTACGCGACGACCTTCATCTTCACCGGACTCGCGGTGGCGGTCGCCTTTCATGCCGGTCTTTTCAACATCGGCGGCGAGGGCCAGGCCTATGTCGGCGGCATCGGCGTGGCGCTCGCCTGCCTCTGGCTCGACCAGACGATGCCCTGGTACGTGGTCTTCCCGCTCGCCATCGTCGGCTCTGCCTTCTTCGGCGCGCTCTGGGCGTTCCTGCCCGGCTGGCTGCAGGCCAAACGCGGCAGCCATATCGTCATCACCACCATCATGTTCAATTTCATCGCGTCGAGCCTGATGGTCTATCTGCTGACCCGCGTGCTGAAGCCGCTCGGCTCCATGGCGCCGCAGACGCGGACCTTCGCCGAGGGCGGGCAATTGCCGAAGCTCGACTGGCTGCTGTCGATCTTCGGCCTCAATATCGGTACGGCGCCGTTCAACATCTCGTTCCTGCTGGCGCTGGCGGCCGCCTTCGCGGTCTGGGTGCTGATCTGGCGCACCAGGCTCGGCTACGAGATGCGCACCATGGGCCATAGCCCGTCTGCCGCGCGCTATGCCGGTATCAGCGAAAGCCGCATCACCGTCGTCGCCATGATGATATCAGGCGGTCTTGCCGGCATGATGGCGCTGAACCCGATCATGGGCGAGCAGTTCCGCATGCAGCTCGATTTCGTGCAAGGCGCCGGCTTCGTCGGCATCGCGGTCGCGCTGATGGGGCGCTCGCATCCGGGCGGCATCATTCCCGCCGCGATCCTTTTCGGCGTGCTCTATCAGGGCGGCGCCGAGATCGCCTTCGAGATGCCTTCGATCTCCCGGGACATGATCGTCATCATCCAGGGTCTCGTGATCCTTTTTGCCGGGGCGCTCGAGAACATGTTCCGGCCGGCGATCACGCGCGCCTTTTCGGCGCGGGGTCAGCGCGCGGCCGCCGTCGTGCAGACCAAGGAAGCCTGA
- a CDS encoding sugar phosphate isomerase/epimerase family protein → MQVEGLSINLATIREQCGFAEAVDICLKHGITAIAPWRDQVAAIGLGEAGRIVRANGLKLTGLCRGGFFPAPDASGREKAIDDNRRAVDEAAELGADCLVLVAGGLPGGSKNIDAARRMVVEGIAAVLPHARAAGVPLAIEPLHPMYAADRACVNTLGQALDICETLGPGVGVAIDVYHVWWDPDLANQIARAGKMKAILAHHICDWLVPTKDMLTDRGMMGDGVIDLKGIRRRIEAAGFHGAQEVEIFSADNWWKRPADEVIATCVERYRNCC, encoded by the coding sequence ATGCAGGTCGAGGGGCTTTCCATCAATCTGGCGACGATCCGGGAGCAATGCGGCTTCGCCGAAGCCGTGGATATCTGTCTGAAGCACGGCATCACGGCGATCGCGCCCTGGCGCGACCAGGTGGCGGCGATCGGCCTCGGCGAGGCCGGGCGTATCGTCCGGGCCAACGGGCTGAAGCTGACCGGGCTCTGCCGCGGCGGCTTCTTTCCGGCGCCGGACGCGTCAGGCAGGGAGAAGGCGATCGATGACAACAGGCGCGCGGTGGACGAGGCAGCGGAGCTCGGCGCCGACTGTCTGGTGCTGGTCGCCGGCGGCCTGCCAGGCGGCTCGAAGAACATCGACGCGGCCCGCCGGATGGTTGTGGAAGGGATCGCGGCAGTGCTGCCGCATGCGCGCGCGGCCGGCGTGCCGCTTGCGATCGAGCCGCTGCATCCGATGTATGCCGCCGACCGCGCCTGCGTGAACACGCTCGGCCAGGCTCTCGACATCTGCGAGACCCTTGGTCCGGGCGTCGGCGTGGCGATCGACGTCTATCACGTCTGGTGGGACCCCGATCTGGCCAATCAGATCGCGCGGGCCGGCAAAATGAAGGCGATCCTCGCTCACCACATCTGCGATTGGCTCGTGCCCACGAAGGACATGCTGACGGATCGCGGCATGATGGGCGACGGCGTCATCGATCTCAAGGGCATCCGGCGCCGGATCGAGGCGGCCGGCTTCCACGGGGCGCAGGAGGTCGAGATATTCTCCGCAGACAACTGGTGGAAGCGCCCGGCCGACGAGGTGATCGCGACCTGCGTGGAACGCTACCGGAATTGCTGCTGA
- a CDS encoding dihydrodipicolinate synthase family protein, giving the protein MVSIDLPIEGRLARYDLTGRPVPFNSRDAKAFSRVAFAAAHVVADPLADNDPWLAPAIDWERTLAFRHRLWDLGLGVAESMDTAQRGMGLGWPEARELIRRSLAEARGRPDALIACGAGTDHLAPGPDVSIDDILAAYESQIEAIEAEGGRIILMASRALAAAAKGPEDYIRVYDRVLSQVKEPVIIHWLGEMFDPALEGYWGNADHMAAMKTCLDVLEAHAAKVDGIKISLLSKEKEIVMRRQLPKGVRMYTGDDFNYAELIAGDEEGHSDALLGIFDAIAPVASAALEALGSGRNGEFFELLEPTVPLSRHIFKAPTRFYKTGVVFLAYLNGLQDHFVMIGGQQSARSLVHLAELFRLADKAGALADPELATARMRRVLAMHGVE; this is encoded by the coding sequence ATGGTCAGCATCGATCTTCCAATCGAAGGCAGGCTTGCCCGCTACGACCTTACGGGCCGGCCGGTGCCGTTCAACAGCCGCGATGCCAAGGCCTTTTCCAGGGTCGCCTTCGCCGCCGCCCATGTGGTCGCCGACCCGCTCGCCGACAACGATCCCTGGCTGGCGCCGGCGATCGACTGGGAGCGCACGCTCGCCTTTCGTCACCGCCTCTGGGATCTCGGTCTCGGCGTCGCCGAGTCGATGGATACAGCCCAGCGCGGCATGGGCCTCGGCTGGCCGGAAGCGCGCGAACTCATCCGCCGCTCGCTTGCCGAAGCGCGCGGCCGCCCGGACGCGCTGATCGCCTGCGGCGCCGGCACCGACCATCTGGCGCCGGGGCCGGACGTGTCGATCGACGATATTCTCGCGGCCTATGAGAGCCAGATCGAGGCGATCGAGGCAGAAGGAGGCCGGATCATCCTGATGGCGAGCCGGGCGCTTGCCGCCGCGGCAAAGGGCCCGGAGGACTATATCCGCGTCTACGACCGCGTTCTCTCCCAGGTGAAGGAGCCGGTGATCATCCATTGGCTCGGCGAGATGTTCGATCCGGCGCTCGAAGGCTATTGGGGCAATGCCGACCACATGGCGGCGATGAAGACCTGCCTCGACGTCCTCGAGGCGCACGCCGCCAAGGTCGACGGCATCAAGATTTCGCTCCTTTCCAAGGAGAAGGAGATCGTGATGCGGCGGCAACTGCCGAAAGGCGTGCGCATGTATACCGGCGACGACTTCAATTATGCCGAGCTCATCGCCGGCGACGAGGAAGGGCATTCGGACGCGCTGCTCGGCATCTTCGACGCTATCGCGCCGGTGGCTTCGGCGGCGCTGGAAGCGCTGGGTAGCGGGCGGAACGGCGAATTCTTCGAATTGCTGGAGCCGACGGTGCCGCTGTCGCGCCACATCTTCAAGGCCCCGACGCGTTTCTACAAGACCGGCGTCGTCTTCCTCGCCTATCTGAACGGTCTACAGGACCATTTCGTCATGATCGGAGGGCAGCAGAGCGCCCGATCGCTCGTCCATCTCGCCGAGCTTTTCCGCCTGGCGGACAAGGCCGGGGCCCTCGCCGATCCGGAGCTTGCGACCGCGCGCATGCGGCGCGTGCTCGCCATGCACGGCGTCGAGTGA
- a CDS encoding ABC transporter ATP-binding protein, which yields MNNIAIELRGIDKSFGLVHANRNINLRVRKGTIHGIIGENGAGKSTLMSILYGFYQADNGEILVDGKPVSIRDANAAISVGIGMVHQHFMLVENFTVLENVMLGAEDSQILNKGIAKARQELKRLEKEYALEVNPDALIEELPVGLQQRVEILKALYRRADILILDEPTGVLTPAEADHLFRILGQLKAQGKTIILITHKLREIMAITDEVSVMRRGEMVATRTTRETSVEELAELMVGRRVLLRVEKGESNPGDVKLAVQGLTVKDSRGVTMVDNVSFDVRAGEIVGIAGVAGNGQSELLEAIAGIRKAASGTVLLNGRPVDVTGNADAAELRGRGLAHVPEDRHHVGLVLKFEECENAILGYHHDPRFANGMFLNIDAIRKDAEEKIAKYDIRPPNARLRTANFSGGNQQKVVLAREMERDPDVLIIGQPTRGVDVGAIEFIHKRIIEMRDQGKAVLLVSVELDEIRSLSDRILVMFAGRVVGERSPEATEGELGLLMAGVEGRKEAAE from the coding sequence ATGAACAATATTGCCATCGAATTGCGTGGAATAGACAAGAGCTTCGGGCTGGTCCACGCCAACAGGAACATCAATCTTAGGGTTCGCAAGGGCACGATCCACGGCATCATCGGGGAAAACGGTGCCGGCAAGTCGACGCTGATGTCGATCCTTTATGGCTTCTATCAGGCCGACAACGGTGAGATCCTGGTCGACGGCAAGCCTGTTTCCATTCGCGATGCGAATGCGGCGATCTCCGTTGGGATCGGCATGGTCCACCAGCACTTCATGCTGGTCGAGAACTTCACCGTGCTCGAAAACGTCATGCTCGGCGCCGAGGACAGCCAGATCCTCAACAAGGGCATCGCCAAGGCGCGGCAGGAGCTGAAACGGCTCGAGAAGGAATATGCCCTCGAGGTCAATCCGGACGCCCTGATCGAGGAGCTGCCGGTCGGCCTGCAGCAGCGCGTGGAGATCCTGAAGGCGCTTTATCGCCGGGCCGATATCCTGATCCTCGACGAGCCGACCGGCGTCCTGACGCCGGCCGAGGCGGACCACCTGTTCCGCATCCTCGGCCAGCTCAAGGCTCAGGGAAAGACGATCATCCTCATCACCCATAAGCTGCGCGAGATCATGGCGATCACCGACGAGGTCTCGGTCATGCGCCGCGGCGAGATGGTGGCGACGCGCACGACGCGTGAAACCTCGGTCGAGGAGCTGGCCGAGCTGATGGTCGGCCGGCGCGTGCTGCTTCGTGTCGAGAAGGGCGAGAGCAATCCCGGTGACGTGAAGCTCGCCGTCCAGGGGCTGACGGTCAAGGACAGCCGCGGCGTGACCATGGTCGACAACGTCTCCTTCGATGTTCGTGCAGGCGAGATCGTCGGCATCGCCGGCGTGGCCGGCAACGGTCAGTCGGAACTGCTCGAAGCGATCGCCGGCATCCGCAAGGCCGCCTCCGGGACGGTTCTCCTCAACGGCAGGCCGGTGGACGTGACGGGCAACGCAGACGCGGCCGAACTCAGGGGTCGCGGACTGGCGCATGTGCCGGAAGACCGGCATCACGTCGGGCTCGTGCTCAAATTCGAGGAGTGCGAAAACGCGATCCTCGGTTACCACCATGACCCGCGCTTCGCCAACGGCATGTTCCTGAACATCGATGCGATCCGCAAGGATGCCGAGGAGAAGATTGCCAAATATGATATTCGCCCGCCGAATGCGCGGCTGAGGACGGCCAACTTCTCCGGCGGCAACCAGCAGAAGGTCGTGCTTGCGCGCGAGATGGAGCGGGATCCGGACGTCCTCATCATCGGCCAGCCGACCCGCGGCGTAGATGTCGGCGCAATCGAATTCATCCACAAGCGGATCATCGAGATGCGCGATCAGGGCAAGGCCGTTCTGCTGGTCTCGGTCGAACTCGACGAGATCCGTTCCCTTTCCGACCGCATCCTCGTGATGTTCGCCGGACGCGTCGTCGGCGAACGCAGCCCCGAGGCGACCGAAGGCGAGCTCGGCCTGCTGATGGCCGGCGTCGAAGGCCGCAAGGAGGCCGCAGAATGA